The genomic stretch CTGACATGTCTTTATGCAACTAAGAGAGGGAATTTAAGGGAAGGCTAACTGTCAcaatcaatcattcaatcacAAAGAAATTTACAGGCCACAAATTCATAAATTCTCAATTTGTAATACTAAAGATATTAATTGAAAAACAAATCACCTTTTCATTTATAATGAATTTACACTCTTTGTACCATAAAGAGTAGGGTTACATTTTGAACGAGATGGAAGAGCTAAATTTTATGTGGGTTGAGTAAGTACTCAAAGTGCAACTTTCCTCCTCGTGACTCTCATTTGCAGGCTATGATTCAAACAGAAGGTACAATATTTTCCCAAAGCTCAGTTTTCAGATGTGGAACTGAAATCTGAGCCCTTTCCCTAAACTGAATCCAGATTTGCTACCATTTTAGCAACAACAATAACCTGGCATCTGTCTTATATCACCCCACTTTCTGTGTCTATCATTCATCTCTCCATTTCTCAGTCCTTCTCAGTTTTTACCTCATTCTGTTCATTTTGAACTTAATCTGCAGTGGAAAGACCTTCAGTATTCTACAATAAATTACAATTCCAAAAGCTGTGTTCACTGTATTCTTGTGTGCTCTGCAACTGCTGACGGCCTCTGGCCAGACCTTGTGCTGCCATGCTTTAGTAGAAGCTTTAATTCTGCCCTTTTAGCAGCTCCAAGACAAACACCCCATTAAAGAGCTGGTCAGCTGTTTAGACGACCGAAAATTACATTGTGAACAAGTAAGAAATCACTGAATTCTCTGGGTGACCTCTTAAGACCTCCCTCAGAGACAGCGCCCTTTTccccaaacaggaaacagatagATAACAAATACATTAACACAACAAATGGCCACCATTTTCCCATGTGTCATCCCTCTGGGGGTTATTCTCATGCATTAGTCTGGCACCGTTCTGTACAGTAGTTGATCTCCCTCCTGTCTGTGACCGGCAGTGACAAACGGTGATGGCCCCATGGTGTGGAGGTGGAAGTGGTTCACATCCTTTTCTGTCCACCAAATAATACTCTCTGTAAAATAGGTCCACCAACAGTTTAACAATTCATTCTCCACATTCCCACTACGCAAGGCTCGATGTGTGTGGACATGTTTGCATTTCTGTTGCTACAGAACTGTTGCTACAGGATGGTGTCTCTCTTTTTTGCACGCACAGACCCATTTGTATTAGCTGCTTGCTAATCAAAATCAGAAGTGAGGTCATGATAATTGTGTTATGACAGTGCTTTGGGAAGAATGGTGTCACAGCTAGAGAATGTCCAACCATAACATCCATCCCACTATATCATCCTTTCATAGCAAACCCACACACGTAATATAGATTGAAAACTACATTGAACTAAAGAGGAAGAAAGGTCCAACATCCCAAAACAATGGACAGCTGTGGAGTTTTCAACTTTATTATGATGTGTTTTTGGCACATTTCAGGCTGTCCTGTACACATTTCAACCATAAATGGAATTATTGTTACTCGGGTTGATGAACTGTAGgacagggtgttttttttttaccatgaaAGTCAGGATTAAATAACAAATCACCATCCGTTTAACCTTCGATTCTTTTAGGAAAACtagtcttgagcctctttttggAATGTTTAAATCATCATCTACACTTGTAATGTATTTCTGGTGATTTTCATCCTGCCATTTTATGTAATAGTAGaagtgtgtgtgacctgtcTGTCGTCCACAGAGGGGTGGCGAAGGCCCGTGTGATGGCATACTTCGGGGCAGGGACGGGGCCCATCCATGTAGACAATGTCAAGTGTAGCGGTGAGGAGCGTTCACTTGCAGACTGCATCAAACAGACACCTGGCACGCACAACTGCCGCCATAGTGAGGATGCAGGAGTCATCTGTGACTACGGGGAATTACAGCCAAGCTacagagaggtcaaaggtctgtttttcagtttttgaCTATTTCCATCCGTGTTGTTTAATCTGTGCACATTGAGAGGCTAAGAACATGTTTAGCAAGTACTTCTGATGCTTCACACTGAAAAAGAATGGCAAACAAAGGACAGAAGAAATCTCCTGAGCTCTGATCATGACAGAAAATCTGGACATATGTTGTGAATGTTTTGAAATAGAGGGTGTTTTTATTGGTGTCACATCAGAGCTGCTATCTGTTCCCAGCACATGTGCTTTTAGTCATACTTCTCTTCACTATGACCAATaccatgtttctttttttactccTGTTTCATATATTCTCTCTTTGCTAAAGAGTAGCATCATTGTTTCAGGACAGCTAAATGGATGCGTCTGTAATCAAAACACTCAGACACAAGACACACAATCACACGTATTCATTTGAggcttttctgtctctgtcagatTCTGCCAAAGCAATTTGTGGTCTGCGGCTTGAGCACAGTCGCCAGCGCCGAATCATAGGGGGAGAAAACTCTCTAAGGTAGGCTGGAGGAACTTGGGGGCCAATGGAAGCTCAACGGAAGCCTGCCAGAGCTATATAGAACACACGTTCTCAAGACAAGGAGATGGAAAACAGCTTAAATGAGCATGAATATCAAATTAAATATGACTGTGTCAAGTTGGAGTGctatattatgtgtgtgtgtgtgtgtgtgtgtgtttctatgccTGGTTGGGTGTCTCCAGGGGAGGCTGGCCATGGCAGGCTTCCATTCGGTTGCGAGGATCTCGTGGAGATGGGAGGTTGGTGTGTGGAGCAACTCTCATCAACACCTGTTGGGTCCTCACCTCTGCACACTGTTTCAAGAGGTCAGAAGGTTACAGTATCATCACACTGCACGTGCTTTACTTATTTTCTCATGCACACACCAAACAGACCATGCACACCCTGTATATCAAGCACACTAAACGCACCATGTATACGAAACAAACCATATACCCCAAACACACCATGCAGACTTTCAGATGTATATGTGCTCTTTTGCTTCACATGACACAGATCTTTCTCCAATATTCAACCTATAGCAAGTGAgcataaaaacacacttgtttGGGTCAAGAAATACACAGTGGGAGGAAGTTTTATTTGAAACTCCTTCTTCACATGCAAAAACCCCACTTTTCGGGCTTTAATGCACACTGTATGAGGAGGTTTTTGCTAGCCACTAGAAggaaatccatccatcccctgATTTCTAcagcagggacagaaagatAATTGGTGGTAGAAGCACAAAGCCCAGGTTGGACCAGGATCTGATATATACACAGCACAGGTAACATTGTCAGGCCTATTTTTGGCATCTTTGACTGTATGTTTCTTAAAATCGCCATCAGTTTGCTACAACCACTAAAGATTCAAGACTTAGCAGTACCATTTCCTGAGCCATCTTCACACCTTTTCTGTTGCCACATCAGGAACCTTTAAAGCAGACACAGTTAAATCCTCTTTTTTAATGCCATACATTAATGCTTATGTCTGCCATGGCATAAACATTACCATGCTGCATTGTTCATCACTATTAGTATTTATCAATAAGCATAACTTCTTATACAACCATTTAACCAATTCTGTTAAAGAAATCATCTGAATTTGTATTCAAAAATCTCCTCTAGGATGTTTCTGATCCTGTAgtattgaaaataaatagtaaataaCTAATGCTGACCGGCTGCAACTGAGGGGCCCCCACATTACACCAGCAACAGCCTGAATCGTAGATACAGGCAGGATGGATGCATGTTTACACCAAATTCTTAGCCGACCATTTGAACCATCTGACCATCTGTTGCAGCTGAGGTGCAGACCCATCAGGCCAGGAAAGGTTGTTCTGATCTTCTGTTGCCTAGGTTTGGGGAGTCTGTGAATTGTAGCCTGTGAATTGACTTTCCTTTTCTGAGCTGACAGGATTGGCATCGGTGTGGCCTACTGCTGTCAATCTTCTTTAAGGTTCCACATGTTGGGTGTTCTTCATTCTTTGATTGGAACCAGTGGGTATTAGAGTTACTACTTCTATCATCTGAACCTGAGGTACCTCTCTGGGACTAATTGTCTAACTGCCGTTAGACATTAAAAACACCTGATCACCAGGTCATCAGATTCCACCACTGATGTCAGTCATGACACCTTTGAAAAGCAATTTTCTGCATACCTGCAAGAAAAGAAAGATCACGATAATTACATTCAACTTCACCTGCTATTCTAAATAGAAAGCACGCAAGTGAGGGAACAGCCAAAGAAAGACACTCCTGCAATCACGCACAGATATTAAGCTCCTGTCTGCTGGTCCTAAAGTCAAGCACAGACTATTGTGTGTCTAACACATTCATGTCACATTAGCCCTTCTATTCTCAGTCATCATAAGCACATAAACATTGATGTGATGTCATTCTCTCCACATATTAATCCTATTTATAACTTAAAGGTATTTTGCTGAGTGCTTGGCATATTTTCAGCTGTAGTCAACAGCAAGAAGGACAGGTGAGTGATAGCATGAAACATTCTCACTCCATTCAAATCCCGAGTTAATTGTAGATCAGGTCTGATAATCTGAAGTCAACCGGTTTAGCTGGAAGACACTTTGGTGTgtcttcgtgtgtgtgtttatgtgtagaTACTTGACATAGTTGGCCGGTCAGCAGTGTTCATAGTCTGCCAGGAAAGTCTCAGCATTCCAGGGTCATGCGATCTTTCCGGAAACACTTCACTAGCTGTAAATGGATGCAGAGGTTTGCCCACCCTTCTCCTTCATATTCACAAATGGAACAGATGATGTTATTCCATGAGTCCTGGAACAGACACCCCCACACAGTGATCGTGTCTACGCTCTGTACACTTTTAGCGTTTCAGACCTTGTTTGTGTATGTGGGTGtatgtgcgtacgtgcgtgcgtcTATATGTGCTTGCATGCATCTGTGTAAAGTGATCTGTCCAGAGTGTATTTCTGATTCCAGAACCTCTGTTGGACAGATGtttggatgaatggatggaagaCTGGAAGAAcagatgcatggatggatgcaaaaatgatgcatggatggatgagtgaatGGAAAGATAAATGATTGGATGCATAGATGGGTGGATgtacagatagatggatgaatgatggatgcacagatggatggatggtgacggacagatggatggatgatggatgcacaGATGGAAAGATGTACAGGTGGATGTTGGAGTGATGATGCTAGTACTGACAGATAGAGATGTACTAGCAGGTTTAGGTTCTTTCAGTTGTCGCTGGACAATAAGTCCCTGTTCACagatgatggatgctggatggttGGATGCACAGAtgggcagatggatggatgatggatgcacaGATGGACTGATGCACAGATGGATGTTGGAGTGATGATGCTAGGACTGACAGATAGAGATGTAGCAGGTTTAGGTTCTTTTGGTTGTTGGTGGACAATAAGCCCCTGTTCTCTGGTCTCTTGTATCATCGGTGCATCGACACTTATACTCACCTACGGAAGAACTTGGTCTTCAATATCCTTTGTCAAGCTGTCTTCATCCTTCAACCCTGCAGGTATGGAAACATCACCAAGCAGTATAAAGTCAGAGTGGGGGACTATCACTCTCTGGTCCCTGAAGAATATGAGGAAGAATATGGCGTGGATCAGATTATTCTCCACCCACGTTATAACTACCACAGCAACGATTACGACCTGGCCTTGGTTCACCTGTTGCCGGGGCCACTGGGCCAGATGCCAGGCGAGTGTGCGTCATTTAGTCGACATGTTCTTCCCGTCTGTCTTCCTGTGAAGCGGGAGAGAGTCCTCAAACAGGCCAGCAACTGCCACATCACCGGTTGGGGCGACACAGGTGGGCTTGTGCATGTAGACCTACATCATCtcatgtgtgtgttacaggtaGTATCAGAAGCCAGATGCAGCACACAAACAGCACAGGTACAATTAGCAGAAAACTTTATTTGAGACAGTTTCTATTCATACTGAGATCTGCCACCAAACTAATCCTGCAGTAATCCCAACGAAGAGTAATCCACACTTGGATAATCCACCAATGATGGATGAACAAGGAGGAGGCACAGGTGTACTGGGTTAGAATGATGAACAGTGAGCCAGGTGTGctgggttagaccaggggtgggaaaatccagtcctcgagggccaaaTTCAAGACAGACTTTCTATCCCACAGGCACACAACACTTTTACCTGGGGTTCCGCCTCACTTGGCGAAagtggtttctccctggtaggatgcaaaacctggctgaatggaaccccaggtgaacgtgtttacctgtaggacagaaagtctggcttgaatctagccctcgaggactggatttgtcCACCCCTGGGTTAGACCGATGAAAGGGGAGGAGACACAGGTGCAATGGGTTAGACAGATGGAcggggagaagacacaggtgtgttgGGTTAAACCAATGAACgggaagaagacacaggtgtgttgGATTAGACCAATGAACGGGGAGGAGATACAGGTCTGCTGGGTTAGACGGATGGACGGGGAGGAGACACAGGTGCACTGGGGTCAACAGCTGGACGGGAGGAGACACAGGTGCCCTGGATTGTGCTGGTTAAAGGTGGGGGAGACGATGATGTTTAAatatggtgttttttttcccaaggcAAAACCTCTAAAAAAACCTTGATCAGGTCACAACTGTGATCTTTTTGTTAATTAGAATAAATTCTTCCCCTCATCAATATCTAAACATCCACCCAGTGCAGTTCGGAGAGGAAGaatatgtttttttctgcaaaTGGTGTTAAAACACTGAATTTTCCTGAAATCTTTCAAAAACAAAGATCTGAAACCAACTCAAGTCAATGACAGAACAACAATGAGAAACAGAGTCATCAAGAATGAAGGACATAATGGAAAAAGATTGATAGCAACTTAAATCCTGATTGTCCTCATTCCcagttatttttaaattcatggATAAATTCGGTGAAAGCGCCATCCACAGGCTTCACACACTTTGACCTCTTCCTCAGGTCGCTCCTACTCCAAGACCCTTCAGCAGGCGGCGCTCTCCCTACTGCCCCGTCGCCTCTGCCAGCAGCATTTCCATGGTGCATTCACAAGCCGCATGCTCTGTGCCGGCAGCATGCATCCAGAGAGGCATGTGGATAGTTGTCGTGGTGACAGTGGCGGGCCACTGGTGTGCCAGCGTCccggtggggggtgggtgatTTATGGTATCACGTCTTGGGGCCACGCCTGCCGGACACAACAGTCACCCGGCGTCTACACCAAAGTGTCTGCCTTCAGCGTATGGATCCAGAAGGTGAttggacggatggacagacaaGCCATGCAGACATAATCTATGCTAAATAAAGTGGCACAGACGACCTCTGGTTTACCTCCACAGACATTTTCTGTCCATCAGGCAACAAATGACATATTTTGTGGTTAGTGTGTGAATGCCTGCTCATGAATATCAGACTGATCAGTGTTATAAACTGTTATTATTACTGTGTTATAGACATAAGCATAATGAAGAGGAAAACTTTTTTTGCTCGGTTTAGGTCTTTTAGCGTATGTGAAGGATTTGATTTTATCACAACTGAAGGAGttaatcaaacccacctcatCTTCTACCTGCTGTAGCGTTGTGTCTTTAGCTGCAATATTTcttgcatttgttgttttccaaCTACATTGTAAAGACAAGGGGCCAAACACATAGCCATTGTAGTAATGGCTGATGTGTAATCTTCAACTCTGTATAGTCAACATTCTCAAGGTGAAATCACTTCACTTCATTTACCGTTTTCTTCTCGTCTTGTTTTTGATCATCTCCATTGTGTTGCTAATTGTTTTAATGGGAAGACACACACCACATGTCTTAGTCAACTTGCAACTCATAAGCTTTCCAAAGAAAAATGGCTTTGGTGTTTTTGTATCACAGTAACAGTTTTGACGTATCAGGTTAATGAAGCAACTGTTATTAACAAGATGAAGGAGGACAAACTAGTGGCTGAATAATACCCAGGTGATGTCAGCCTCTTCTGGCAGTTCTCATGTTTGAGTGTGTCTCTTGTGTCTTCTTGTAAAAAATAATCTACTTatttaaatacatatttttgTTAATGTCGTTGCACTTTATCTGACCTATTCCGACATTTGTCGGGTGTGTATGTACAGTCAGACTCATGCACACTGTCAAcagcagcaacctcactgatgAGGCAGCATCATCTCAGAGTGGACCAACTTGAATCAATGAAAAGGCTGACGAGGAATAAAACATCAACATAATGTAAAAGAAGATGTCTTTCAACAAATTATGTATTCATTTTTCAATGGAAAGTGTTTGGTTCCCCCAACAAGAGGGTTTTGGGTGCTACTGTAGCTCTCACTTCTTTTGAATCATTAAATGAAAGACTAATGTATGAAGCACAATGCAAAACTTGATAACTTGATATGCTGCCACTgtacctctcctctcttcctacTGTCCACCAATCTCTTGCTTTTCAACAAGTACAATAAAGTTGTACAATGATGGTAATGAAACCATGTTAAATATGTAAGTACTTGTAAACTATACAGGCAGAAGATATGTATTCAGTAAAGCGAGGTTAAACCAAGAAAATTAGCGCGTCAGCTAATGCTCGTATACATTTATTCATCggggtttgttgttttttttaaatgtatttttggtTTTGCTCCACTCTGGACAAATGTTGTAAATGAGCCTTTCGACTGAGGGCGCCATCCAGCGGCCATAATCACACAGTGCAACATTCATTTAGATTTATCAAATGCAATAACATCTCCTGTAACTGATCAAAAGATTGTAATTACTTTTATTCCTGTCTGTGGCTGAACAGATCCTAGAGCTCTCAAATATGTTTGCACTAAATCTGAGAGACTTACTGAGCCCATTTCATGTCGTGTTGCTTCAGTTATGTCAAATGTTTCCTTTAACATTTACTGTAGCACACTGGAGCAACAGATCTAAACTCAACAGCCTGACACAGCCAACTTGGCTGCTACGTATGGTGAAGAAAGACACAGGCTAAGTTGAAATGGACAAACATAATAATAAACTAAAGATAATTGTGCTTTGGAAGGGTGATGCAGTGGTTCAAtagttttaaaaacaaactggcAGGGTCCTCAAAGTGGTAACCTGCCAGTCTGCCAAGAGAGTGAAAATCAGCCATGGTGCTGACACTCAATCAAGGAGAGAAATGTCAGAAGGTCACAGTCATTCTCCAGCAGCAAAGTCAACCAAAAGACTGAGCGAAAGACCAGACGTCCACAGTTTGAGCCTTGATTAACCATCGAagggaggaacacacacacttttgtcgTGATCCCATTTGAACACGTTTCAAAAGCTGTGGTTTCCATCACATTTTACTCAATCTGTAAATCTGTTATTGATTTGGTCCGTTATTGCTGTTACCACTTTTCAGTAGTGGTacagtgttgtgttgtgttgtagtGAGGTGAGGTGTTGCGCTGTCATGCATTGTATTGTGACGTGTTGTGTAACAGCACAATCAACGTGTGGCAGGATGTTTACAGTGTCCCTAGGACGTGTGTGTAGCCTGAATGTGATGAAGTGGTTTCTCTTTGTAGTTTTAGCAGATATTTGATGCAGCTGCTCGTCCAACTGAGCCACATGCGTCTCAAGCGCCCCCAGGCTCACCTTGGTTTTCTCAGAGATTAACAAGAGGCTGAGCCTTCACTTGTTTTCACTGGTTTTTAATGTTGGATTCTGGGTTTGACAttaaggtttgtttgtttttgccttcaAACTGAAGATcggtggtttaaaaaaaacgatACAAGGAAATACAAATGATGCAGAAAAAAGGCAGTTACAGCAACTATGATGGGAAGGAGTTTGGGAGATTTCTTGAGTTTTGTCCAGTTGTCCTTCCACATAGTCCTCATGCTGACATCACCAGTGGACATGAAATCCATCTTGAACTTTTCTTGGGGCTTTAGTTTCAGTCCTGTGTGAGGGCCACAGCAAAGCCAGCTGAAATTGGCCACAATGAATTAGAAAGGAATTGCTTTTAACTCAGGGGGAGTCTTAGAGAACCTCATGTCAGAAAGACCATGAACAGCTGACCAGCGCCGTTTTGCTATTACAAAATggaacttcaaaataaaagcagcatgtgGCACTCAAAGGAGTTTAGAACATGGTTTAGGTGGTGTCATCACCCTAGCCCCTCCACCTTTCCCAGAGCTGTCCTGCTCCTCAGTTCATTGCTTTCTTCTCTGCCTTTTCATGACATCTGCttccttcagcagcttcacagcTCCAAGCTGAAACAAGTACTGAAGGCCTTGATTTCATTTAAGGGTACCCAAAAAAGGCCTCAGGGGTCCTGATCCTGATTCTCATCAACctctgatctttgacctcaTGACTTTAGCTTCGGCTTACGGGTGCAAAGCTTATCTAACCttcagaaagagggagagagagaggggatggaaaagaaaatagGGATGAGGGAAAGGATGTGAGGTGGGAGAATAATTATTTGTcacaattttgtttttcttcattgcAGTAAAAGGTCAGGAAGGACTGTACCATGGTTCCATCCTGGTTTGTTTATGAGACATTACCTATTCTACTGTATGTCACTTGAATATTACCGGTATATATGTAGAAGATGATCAATGCTGCTGACCTTCTGAAGCTCTTCTCTGAGCCAGGAGGGAAGTGGCAATCCAAGGCGATGCAGCAGCTTTGACAGCTCCACATTGTGTTCCCTGTAGTATTTGGACAGGTACGCATGTGCCTGAGGGGAAAAAGGTCGGGCACACAAAGATGTGAAGGGCAGAAAGACCAGAACAAAAGAAACCACATCAAATGTGAGGGCATTTAGTACAAAGTGGGTGGATCTTAAGCCATTAAAGAGGATGGAAAAACCTTTGTCAAATCTTTTCATTCTTTGTTTTCTCAATAGGCAGTTAAATTATAGTTCACATTAGCAGCTAAGATTTGTGAGAAATATAGACTGTTGTCATCTTAAACCAGAGTCTTGACTTTGATGTCAGGAGCTGCAGACCCCCCAAACCACCCACAATTTGGGGCTTTGTGGCATGACTTTGATTTAGGTGTGTGCTGTTTCTATCACTGTGTCATTTTTCCTCATTGGCcagaactggaggaggagcatgGTACCTGTGGCTCCATGGGGGGGTATTTTCTCCCTTTACTCTTTCCCAAACATTTTGTTCTTCCTCCCTCGAGGAGCTGGCACCAAAAGCCCTTCTGAGGATCAAACCtgagggaagaagaaaacagcagcgcCCAGGAGTGAAATAACctgacagaaaaaataaattaaacttcTTTGTTTCTTGATTATTAAACAGTCTTTCTTCTACCCTTAACCAGGAGCCACCATCAGCAGTGCATGTGACAGCCTTCACAGGCATGGAGAAGGAAGATGACATGGCCAATAAACACAgtaaatgtacagtatattgcCAAGGTTACTATACTGTATATGAATGTTGATATGTACAATGTGGACACCAGTCTACATAAACTATAGATAGACGGAGGAAAAGACAATTGTTACTGCTAATAGTAGCAGCCGTGTGGGTTGGATGGAGAGATGCAAataatgggccagattcacgaagcgttcttacgaact from Takifugu flavidus isolate HTHZ2018 chromosome 6, ASM371156v2, whole genome shotgun sequence encodes the following:
- the prss12 gene encoding neurotrypsin isoform X4, whose translation is MSGHARAAVLASPKNTKIHWRAVHCKGDETDLLQCPKITWNGGECSLLAAITCTQQQVGLPLPVRLVGGRSHTEGTVEVFHAGQWGSICDDQWDDNDAEVLCRQLGLSGVARAWGKAHFGKGSNRVWLDEVRCTGNELTLDQCLKSAWGEHNCLHSEDAGVSCSPLTDGTVRLVGGAVGHEGRLEIFYHGQWGTVCDDGWTDWNTQVACRQLGYRLGETIDPEGVNTTHSRPFGLGSGPIHLDDVSCTGKEPSLLLCIRSEWLHHDCTHQEDVSVTCNPERSRETLPHSVPVRLVGGESPKEGRVELYMSGQWGTVCDDGWTDRDAEVICRQLGFRGVAKARVMAYFGAGTGPIHVDNVKCSGEERSLADCIKQTPGTHNCRHSEDAGVICDYGELQPSYREVKDSAKAICGLRLEHSRQRRIIGGENSLRGGWPWQASIRLRGSRGDGRLVCGATLINTCWVLTSAHCFKRYGNITKQYKVRVGDYHSLVPEEYEEEYGVDQIILHPRYNYHSNDYDLALVHLLPGPLGQMPGECASFSRHVLPVCLPVKRERVLKQASNCHITGWGDTGRSYSKTLQQAALSLLPRRLCQQHFHGAFTSRMLCAGSMHPERHVDSCRGDSGGPLVCQRPGGGWVIYGITSWGHACRTQQSPGVYTKVSAFSVWIQKVIGRMDRQAMQT